The following is a genomic window from Nitrospira sp..
TGATGGATGGAAGGTATGGTTGAAAAGAAAGAACTACGCAACTTTGGATTGATCGTCGGTGGGATCTTCTGCCTGATCGGCATCTGGCCGGTGATCCGGCATGGTGAAGGGTTGCGTCTTTGGGCCGTCGTTCCGGGAGCCCTCCTGATTCCCCTGGGACTTATCGCACCCACCGCTCTCGCCCCTCTCTTCAAAATCTGGATGAAGGTCGGTCATGTTCTAGGGTGGGTCAATACCAGGATTATCCTGGGGATCCTCTACTTCGGACTCATCACTCCGATGGGAGTGGTCATGCGGCTGTTCGGCTGGGATTCGATGCGAAGGGCGTTCAGTCCAAATGCCGAGA
Proteins encoded in this region:
- a CDS encoding putative membrane protein; amino-acid sequence: MEGMVEKKELRNFGLIVGGIFCLIGIWPVIRHGEGLRLWAVVPGALLIPLGLIAPTALAPLFKIWMKVGHVLGWVNTRIILGILYFGLITPMGVVMRLFGWDSMRRAFSPNAESYRVVRHARPRNHMTRQF